One Capsicum annuum cultivar UCD-10X-F1 chromosome 2, UCD10Xv1.1, whole genome shotgun sequence genomic window carries:
- the LOC107858642 gene encoding 60S ribosomal protein L26-1 yields MKYNPRVSSSRRKNRKAHFTAPSSERRILMSAPLSSELRTKYNVRSMPVRKDDEVQVVRGTYKGREGKVVQVYRKKWVIHIERITREKVNGSTVNVGIHPSKVVVTKLRLDKDRKSLLDRKAKGRAAADKDKGTKFTAEDIMQTVD; encoded by the coding sequence ATGAAGTACAATCCAAGAGTATCCTCCTCCCGCCGTAAGAACAGGAAGGCACATTTTACAGCGCCTTCAAGCGAGCGCCGCATATTGATGAGCGCACCTTTATCCTCTGAGTTACGTACAAAGTACAACGTAAGATCTATGCCGGTAAGGAAAGACGATGAAGTTCAGGTTGTTCGTGGGACCTACAAAGGCCGTGAAGGGAAAGTCGTTCAAGTTTACCGTAAGAAATGGGTGATACACATTGAGCGTATCACTAGAGAGAAGGTGAATGGTTCTACTGTGAATGTAGGTATTCATCCTTCGAAGGTTGTTGTTACGAAGCTGAGGTTGGATAAAGACAGGAAATCGTTGTTGGATCGTAAGGCGAAGGGACGTGCTGCTGCTGATAAGGATAAGGGTACTAAATTTACTGCTGAGGATATCATGCAGACAGTCGATTGA
- the LOC107858641 gene encoding calcium-transporting ATPase 2, plasma membrane-type encodes MESYLNENFGGVKAKHSSEEVLKRWRSLCGVVKNPKRRFRFTANLSKRYEAAAMRRTNHEKLRVAVLVSKAAIQFIQGVQPSDYTVPKEVEDAGFHIDADELGSIVESHDLKKVKFHGGVDEIANKLSTSSTNGLSTDNETALTRRQELFGVNKFQESEARSFWLFVWEALQDMTLMILGVCAFVSLIVGIVMEGWPVGAHDGLGIVASILLVVFVTATSDYRQSLQFRDLDKEKKKISIQVTRNGYRQKMSIYDLVPGDIVHLAIGDQVPADGLFLSGFSVLIDESSLTGESEPVMVNAQNPFLLSGTKVQDGSCKMLVTTVGMRTQWGKLIATLSEGGDDETPLQVKLNGVATIIGKIGLFFAVVTFAVLLQKMFGRKLLEGSHWSWSGEEAREILEYFAIAVTIVVVAVPEGLPLAVTLSLAFAMKKMMNDKALVRHLAACETMGSATTICSDKTGTLTTNRMTVVKTCFCMNVKDVSKPGDASALCSEMPNSVVKTLLQSIFNNTSGEVVATKGKKREMLGTPTETAILEFGLALGGDFQAERQAGKLVKIEPFNSTKKMMGVVLELPEGGLRSHTKGASEIILAACDKVINSNGDVVSLDETLRNNLNATIEQFATEALRTLCLAYMDLDNGFSPDDAIPLSGYTCIGIVGIKDPVRPGVRESVALCHSAGVTVRMVTGDNINTAKAIARECGILTDDGIAIEGPVFRELSQEEMLKVIPKIQVMARSSPLDKHTLVKQLRTTFNEVVAVTGDGTNDAPALHEADIGLAMGIAGTEVAKESADVIILDDNFSTIVTVAKWGRSVYINIQKFVQFQLTVNIVALIVNFASACVTGSAPLTAVQLLWVNMIMDTLGALALATEPPNDELMKRAPVGRKGNFISNIMWRNILGQSLYQFLVIWFLQVYGKTIFLLDGPDANLTLNTIIFNSFVFCQLFNEVNSREMEKVEVWEGILDNYVFVTVVGVTFFFQIIIIEYLGKFANTTPLSFGQWFISVFFGFLGMPIAVHLKKMEV; translated from the exons atggaaagctatttgaATGAGAATTTTGGAGGAGTGAAGGCGAAACACTCGTCCGAGGAGGTGCTGAAGAGATGGAGGAGCTTATGTGGTGTTGTAAAGAACCCAAAACGTCGTTTTCGTTTCACCGCTAATTTGTCCAAGCGTTATGAAGCTGCTGCTATGCGCCGTACTAATCAT GAGAAACTGAGGGTAGCAGTTCTAGTTTCAAAGGCTGCAATTCAGTTTATACAag GCGTGCAACCAAGTGATTACACTGTCCCAAAGGAAGTCGAAGATGCTGGTTTTCATATTGACGCTGATGAGCTAGGATCCATTGTTGAAAGCCATGAtctgaaaaaagtgaaatttcaCGGAGGAGTGGATGAGATTGCAAATAAGTTGTCCACGTCAAGTACCAATGGGCTATCTACTGATAATGAAACTGCCCTAACTCGCAGACAGGAACTTTTTGGAGTTAACAAATTCCAAGAAAGTGAAGCTCGAAGCTTTTGGCTGTTTGTTTGGGAAGCCCTTCAGGACATGACTCTCATGATTCTTGGTGTGTGCGCTTTTGTTTCTCTGATTGTTGGCATTGTCATGGAGGGATGGCCTGTAGGGGCTCATGATGGTCTTGGTATTGTAGCTAGTATTTTGCTGGTGGTCTTTGTTACAGCAACAAGTGATTATCGTCAATCCTTGCAGTTCAGAGACCTTgacaaagagaagaagaaaatatcCATCCAGGTAACTAGAAATGGATACAGACAAAAGATGTCCATATATGATCTAGTGCCTGGTGATATAGTTCATCTCGCGATAGGAGATCAAGTCCCTGCTGATGGACTCTTTCTTTCAGGATTTTCTGTTTTAATTGATGAATCCAGCTTGACTGGAGAAAGTGAGCCAGTAATGGTCAATGCTCAaaatccttttcttctttctggAACCAAGGTTCAAGATGGTTCTTGCAAGATGCTGGTTACAACAGTTGGGATGAGGACCCAGTGGGGAAAACTAATAGCAACTCTCAGTGAAGGCGGAGATGATGAAACTCCATTACAGGTTAAACTCAATGGAGTGGCAACAATCATTGGAAAGATAGGCCTTTTCTTTGCTGTTGTTACTTTTGCAGTACTGTTGCAAAAAATGTTTGGCAGAAAACTGCTAGAAGGATCCCACTGGAGCTGGTCTGGGGAAGAAGCTAGGGAAATCTTGGAATACTTTGCCATTGCAGTTACCATTGTGGTTGTTGCAGTTCCTGAGGGTCTTCCACTGGCTGTGACCTTAAGCCTTGCTTTTGCAATGAAAAAGATGATGAATGATAAGGCCCTTGTCCGCCATCTAGCAGCTTGTGAGACAATGGGATCAGCTACAACCATCTGTAGTGACAAAACTGGCACACTAACAACCAACCGCATGACTGTAGTGAAAACATGCTTCTGTATGAATGTCAAAGATGTGAGCAAACCAGGTGATGCATCTGCACTTTGTTCTGAAATGCCAAATTCTGTGGTCAAAACTTTGCTGCAGTCGATTTTTAACAACACGAGTGGAGAAGTTGTAGCCACAAAGGGCAAGAAGCGTGAGATGTTGGGAACCCCAACTGAAACTGCTATATTGGAGTTTGGTTTAGCACTTGGTGGCGATTTTCAAGCAGAACGACAAGCAGGAAAGCTCGTGAAAATTGAACCGTTTAACTCTACTAAGAAGATGATGGGCGTGGTGCTTGAGCTTCCTGAAGGAGGTTTAAGGTCTCATACTAAAGGTGCTTCAGAAATAATTTTGGCTGCCTGTGACAAAGTAATCAACTCAAATGGTGACGTTGTTTCCTTGGATGAAACATTAAGAAATAATCTTAATGCCACCATTGAGCAGTTTGCCACTGAAGCTCTTCGTACCTTGTGTCTTGCCTATATGGATCTGGACAATGGATTCTCTCCTGATGATGCTATTCCACTCTCTGGGTACACTTGCATAGGAATTGTAGGTATAAAGGATCCCGTTCGTCCTGGAGTCAGGGAGTCTGTTGCACTTTGTCATTCAGCAGGCGTGACTGTTCGGATGGTCACTGGAGATAACATTAATACTGCAAAAGCCATAGCTAGGGAATGCGGTATACTGACAGATGATGGTATCGCCATTGAAGGACCAGTTTTCCGGGAACTGAGTCAAGAGGAAATGCTTAAAGTGATTCCCAAAATTCAG GTGATGGCTAGGTCTTCTCCGCTAGACAAGCACACATTGGTAAAGCAATTGCGGACAACATTCAATGAAGTTGTTGCAGTCACTGGTGATGGGACCAATGATGCTCCTGCACTTCATGAAGCAGATATTGGACTTGCAATGGGCATCGCTGGAACTGAG GTGGCCAAAGAGAGTGCTGATGTTATCATACTGGATGACAACTTCTCCACAATTGTTACAGTAGCCAAATGGGGACGCTCAGTCTACATAAATATTCAGAAATTTGTTCAGTTTCAGCTGACGGTTAATATTGTCGCGTTGATAGTTAACTTCGCTTCAGCTTGTGTGACAG GAAGTGCTCCCCTTACTGCTGTTCAACTTCTGTGGGTCAACATGATCATGGATACCTTAGGAGCACTTGCTTTAGCGACAGAGCCCCCAAATGATGAATTAATGAAAAGAGCGCCAGTAGGGAGGAAAGGGAACTTTATCAGCAACATCATGTGGAGGAATATCTTGGGCCAATCCTTATATCAGTTCTTAGTTATATGGTTCCTACAAGTATATGGGAAAACAATATTCTTGCTTGATGGCCCGGATGCTAACCTTACCCTCAACACAATTATTTTCAACTCATTCGTCTTCTGCCAG CTTTTCAATGAAGTGAACTCCCGAGAGATGGAAAAAGTTGAGGTTTGGGAAGGCATACTAGACAACTATGTATTTGTGACAGTTGTAGGGGTAACTTTTTTCTTCCAAATCATAATCATCGAATATCTTGGGAAATTTGCCAACACCACTCCCCTCTCATTTGGTCAATGGTTCATAAGTGTATTTTTCGGGTTCTTGGGCATGCCAATTGCTGTACACTTAAAGAAGATGGAGGTATGA